A genomic window from Streptobacillus felis includes:
- the yqeK gene encoding bis(5'-nucleosyl)-tetraphosphatase (symmetrical) YqeK: MYDLNKIDQELKNLVTEKRYNHILRVRDKALELAKIYNAPTEIVEVGALLHDIAKYFDDENAYSIIEEEYKHIFDNGFKINQVLHGFAAAAYAKKKFNITDELILDSLRYHTIGRENMTLIDKIVYLADAIEDGRNYPNVDLIRKESLINLDSAILLEINFKLEFLIKKNVIIHPNTILFRNNLIKKGE; the protein is encoded by the coding sequence ATGTACGATTTAAATAAAATTGATCAAGAATTAAAAAATCTTGTTACAGAAAAAAGATATAATCATATTTTAAGAGTTAGAGATAAAGCTTTAGAACTTGCAAAAATATATAATGCACCAACTGAAATTGTAGAAGTTGGTGCTTTATTGCATGATATAGCAAAATATTTTGACGATGAAAATGCCTACTCTATTATTGAAGAGGAATATAAGCATATATTTGATAATGGATTTAAAATAAATCAAGTACTACATGGATTCGCAGCAGCTGCTTATGCAAAGAAAAAATTTAATATAACAGATGAATTAATATTAGACTCCCTTAGATATCATACTATAGGTCGTGAAAACATGACATTAATAGATAAAATAGTATATTTAGCGGATGCTATTGAAGATGGCAGGAATTATCCTAATGTTGATTTAATAAGAAAGGAATCATTAATTAACTTAGATTCTGCTATACTTCTAGAAATAAACTTTAAATTAGAGTTTTTAATCAAAAAAAATGTTATTATACATCCAAATACTATTTTATTTAGAAATAATTTAATAAAAAAAGGTGAATAA